The Chryseolinea soli genome contains a region encoding:
- a CDS encoding outer membrane beta-barrel protein, with the protein MKTKFIIFCALSVLISFSSIAQDRAKNFIGFTLGASIPTGDFAKAEAGTFNNWNNKAGFANTGFAAGVEGAYYFLPHIGVGGTLYYAQHGGFSQTDAAKLGASYTDAFGVDASTVTTSGNYSSLNLMAGPYFSFPVNKFTFDIRLLGGLLKSLSTPEMTVVLEDNTAAPLQQNSSTGSAFGWQVGAGFRYTLTDKLGLMFRADYFNSDGVKIENEHRENRAGRLVTKQPMSWVNTSVGLSFSLGK; encoded by the coding sequence ATGAAAACAAAATTTATAATTTTCTGCGCACTATCTGTGCTGATCTCTTTTTCATCCATAGCACAAGACAGGGCAAAGAACTTCATCGGTTTCACGCTGGGCGCATCCATCCCTACCGGTGATTTCGCGAAAGCAGAGGCCGGCACTTTTAATAATTGGAACAATAAGGCGGGCTTTGCCAACACCGGTTTCGCCGCCGGCGTAGAAGGTGCCTATTACTTTCTTCCCCATATCGGAGTAGGGGGAACACTGTATTATGCGCAACACGGAGGTTTCAGTCAAACCGATGCTGCCAAATTGGGTGCAAGCTATACCGATGCCTTTGGCGTCGATGCCTCTACCGTCACCACTAGCGGCAACTATAGCTCGCTTAACCTGATGGCGGGTCCCTATTTCTCCTTCCCAGTGAACAAGTTCACATTTGACATCCGGCTGTTGGGCGGTCTTCTGAAGAGTCTTTCAACACCGGAAATGACGGTGGTGTTAGAAGATAATACGGCAGCGCCACTTCAGCAGAACAGTTCAACGGGATCAGCTTTTGGATGGCAAGTGGGTGCGGGATTTCGTTACACCCTTACCGACAAGCTTGGCCTTATGTTTCGCGCCGACTATTTCAATTCCGATGGGGTGAAAATCGAGAATGAGCACCGCGAGAATAGGGCAGGCCGCCTGGTGACCAAACAACCCATGTCGTGGGTCAATACTTCGGTGGGATTATCTTTTTCATTGGGTAAATAA
- a CDS encoding TonB-dependent receptor — protein sequence MLVVFLPAIGMAQHTCSISFGGKVYDAESKAILPFANVYVRELNRGSAADRNGSFSIDSICAGNYTVVCSFVGYQSITYSVAIQRNVTYDFSLRPEVTSLKEIEVVGKKEEEQALVSQSKTEIKGEDLIKVRGATLGESLTSVPGVYTLQSGPSIFKPVIHGLHSNRILIFNNGVRQEGQQWGSEHAPEIDPFIATKLSVIKGASSIRYGSDAIAGVILVEPASFPDSPGISGEFNTVAASNNRMGVVSGITQGAFDRKLSGLSWRVQGTYRRAGNSKTPNYYMENTGFEEANFSTALSYKRKNYGGALYYSEFNTKLGIFSGTHAESISDITAAISRPEPITPSYFSYSIDRPYQQVKHDLFKANGFLIFNNESRLDVVFARQQNERSEYDYVPLSGRQNPELYLRLVSHTLDVTYKHKAMGNYSGSFGFNGITQGNVRQYEMLIPNFRNYGGGAFYIGKWTKDRLTLEAGLRYDYRWLRAYALDNNTAQVVTPTWTFQNFTETIGAQYYIRPNLSWAVNIGTAWRAPTINELMSQGVHQSAVAYEIGNPDLHSERAYNFSTSLHYDGDRWHGELGLYNNIIDGYIFLKPDLQYIHTVRGSYPTFTYTQVNARFRGVDLSATYKLTDSLAFTTKMSLLYAWNNTIHDYLQLIPANRFENSIRYGLGDHGFLKQLFMAATGIYVGHQGRVPANSDYVDPPPAYFLLNANVGFSLHVGRQPMMFNVSANNLLNEVYRDYMDRFRYFTDEPGRNFTVRVRIPFGMTKQQSK from the coding sequence ATGCTGGTAGTGTTCCTTCCCGCTATTGGAATGGCGCAGCACACTTGCTCCATTTCGTTCGGCGGTAAGGTATATGATGCTGAAAGCAAAGCGATATTACCTTTTGCAAATGTTTATGTCAGGGAATTAAATAGAGGATCGGCTGCTGATCGGAATGGAAGCTTTTCGATCGACTCAATTTGCGCGGGTAATTATACCGTTGTGTGTTCGTTTGTCGGCTATCAGTCCATCACGTATTCGGTTGCTATACAGAGGAACGTCACGTACGATTTCTCGCTAAGGCCGGAAGTCACTTCGTTAAAAGAAATTGAAGTGGTGGGAAAAAAGGAAGAGGAGCAAGCCCTTGTTTCACAGTCGAAGACCGAGATCAAAGGAGAAGACCTCATCAAAGTACGGGGCGCTACGTTGGGAGAATCGCTGACCAGTGTCCCCGGTGTTTACACGCTTCAGTCGGGGCCGTCAATTTTCAAGCCTGTCATACACGGTTTGCATAGCAATCGGATCCTCATTTTTAACAATGGCGTGCGACAGGAAGGGCAGCAATGGGGATCGGAGCATGCTCCGGAGATCGATCCTTTCATTGCAACAAAACTCTCCGTTATTAAAGGCGCGTCCAGTATTCGCTATGGATCGGATGCCATCGCCGGCGTGATCCTGGTGGAGCCAGCCTCGTTTCCGGATTCCCCCGGGATCAGTGGAGAATTCAACACGGTAGCGGCAAGCAATAATCGCATGGGTGTGGTCTCGGGCATCACGCAAGGCGCCTTCGACAGGAAACTTAGCGGGCTGAGTTGGCGGGTTCAGGGAACGTATAGGCGAGCGGGGAATTCTAAAACGCCCAACTACTATATGGAGAACACCGGCTTCGAAGAGGCAAACTTCTCGACAGCGCTATCCTACAAGAGAAAAAATTACGGGGGAGCGCTTTATTACAGTGAATTCAATACCAAACTCGGCATTTTCTCCGGAACCCATGCGGAATCGATAAGCGATATTACGGCAGCCATAAGCAGGCCCGAACCGATCACTCCATCCTATTTCAGCTACTCCATTGACCGTCCCTATCAGCAGGTGAAGCACGATCTGTTCAAGGCCAATGGATTCCTGATCTTCAATAATGAAAGCCGCCTGGATGTGGTATTTGCCAGGCAACAGAATGAACGGTCCGAATACGATTACGTGCCACTCAGCGGTCGGCAGAACCCTGAGCTTTACTTGCGGCTTGTGTCTCACACGCTGGATGTGACCTACAAGCACAAAGCGATGGGAAATTATTCGGGAAGCTTTGGGTTCAATGGCATTACCCAAGGCAATGTGCGTCAATATGAAATGCTGATCCCCAACTTCCGGAACTACGGTGGCGGCGCATTCTATATTGGAAAGTGGACAAAAGACCGGTTGACGCTAGAAGCTGGCCTGCGATACGACTACCGTTGGTTAAGAGCCTATGCGCTGGACAACAATACGGCACAGGTTGTCACACCCACGTGGACCTTTCAGAACTTTACGGAGACCATCGGCGCCCAGTATTATATAAGACCTAATCTGTCGTGGGCAGTCAATATCGGAACGGCCTGGCGCGCGCCGACCATCAATGAACTGATGTCGCAGGGGGTGCACCAGAGCGCTGTGGCCTATGAGATCGGGAACCCGGATCTGCATTCTGAAAGGGCGTATAACTTCAGCACCTCGCTTCATTATGATGGCGATCGCTGGCATGGAGAATTGGGCCTCTACAACAACATTATTGACGGCTACATTTTCCTCAAGCCGGATCTGCAATACATCCACACCGTGCGAGGCTCCTATCCGACGTTCACCTACACGCAAGTCAATGCACGGTTTCGCGGAGTGGATCTTTCGGCCACGTATAAGCTGACGGATTCATTGGCGTTCACAACCAAAATGTCGTTGCTCTATGCCTGGAACAACACCATTCACGACTACTTGCAATTGATACCGGCCAACCGGTTTGAAAATTCGATCCGTTACGGACTCGGCGATCATGGATTTTTAAAACAGCTCTTCATGGCCGCCACGGGAATTTACGTGGGGCATCAGGGTCGCGTCCCCGCCAACAGCGACTATGTCGATCCACCCCCCGCTTACTTTCTTCTGAATGCTAACGTGGGGTTCTCCCTTCACGTGGGCAGGCAGCCTATGATGTTCAATGTCTCGGCCAACAATTTACTGAACGAGGTCTATCGCGACTATATGGACAGGTTCCGCTATTTCACTGATGAGCCTGGAAGAAATTTTACGGTGCGGGTGCGCATACCCTTTGGGATGACCAAACAACAATCAAAATGA
- a CDS encoding MmcQ/YjbR family DNA-binding protein encodes MTLEDLRQTCISLPHVTEDVKYGTDLCFSIGNKIFCGTRIEGPFRTGIKCEESDFAHLVEREGIVPMPRLSKTFWIRIEKANSLTPAEWKNYLRKSYALVLSTLPLKVRQSLK; translated from the coding sequence ATGACACTGGAAGACTTAAGACAGACTTGCATTTCTCTGCCCCACGTGACAGAAGATGTAAAATATGGAACTGACTTATGTTTTTCGATTGGCAATAAAATATTTTGCGGGACACGAATTGAAGGGCCCTTTAGGACAGGTATAAAATGTGAAGAAAGCGATTTTGCCCATTTAGTAGAAAGGGAAGGAATTGTTCCTATGCCAAGACTTTCAAAGACATTTTGGATAAGGATCGAGAAGGCTAATTCACTAACCCCGGCAGAATGGAAGAATTATCTCAGAAAGTCCTATGCGTTAGTGTTATCAACCTTGCCGCTAAAAGTAAGACAATCCTTAAAATAG
- a CDS encoding alpha/beta hydrolase, giving the protein MKSTNQNNPESNSNIKNVVLVHGAFADGSGFKALYNVLTKKGYRVTVVQNPLTSLEDDVAATKVVLDKQDGPTVLAGHSWGGAVITEAGNHPNVEALVYIAAFQPDNGESALQWLQTAPPASENGVLPPDEKGIVYYDEAKYHAGFCADIPKEEAEFMFASQGAFYAKGFATPIGKAAWRDKPTYALVATQDKSIAPEIQHAMYKRSNTKVTEVKGSHVIFMSQPEKVAKVIVEAATEAHEILLQHSV; this is encoded by the coding sequence ATGAAAAGCACAAATCAAAACAACCCGGAGTCTAACTCCAACATTAAGAATGTCGTACTGGTGCATGGAGCATTCGCAGACGGTTCTGGATTTAAGGCATTGTATAATGTCCTTACGAAAAAAGGCTATCGCGTCACCGTAGTGCAGAACCCATTGACCTCCCTTGAGGACGACGTTGCTGCTACAAAAGTGGTGTTGGACAAACAGGATGGTCCCACCGTCCTGGCTGGGCATTCATGGGGAGGGGCTGTCATAACGGAGGCCGGTAATCACCCCAATGTGGAGGCCCTTGTCTATATCGCAGCCTTTCAGCCTGACAATGGAGAGTCGGCATTGCAGTGGCTTCAAACCGCCCCGCCGGCATCGGAGAACGGAGTGTTGCCTCCCGACGAAAAGGGAATCGTTTATTACGACGAAGCAAAGTACCATGCGGGCTTTTGCGCCGATATCCCCAAGGAGGAAGCGGAATTCATGTTTGCATCGCAAGGCGCTTTCTATGCCAAGGGTTTTGCTACACCGATCGGCAAGGCGGCCTGGAGAGACAAGCCTACCTATGCTCTTGTCGCTACGCAAGACAAGAGTATTGCTCCCGAAATTCAACACGCCATGTACAAGCGCTCCAATACTAAAGTTACCGAGGTGAAAGGAAGCCACGTGATTTTCATGTCGCAGCCCGAGAAAGTGGCCAAAGTGATCGTGGAAGCTGCTACGGAAGCACATGAGATCTTGCTACAACACAGTGTTTAG
- a CDS encoding tetratricopeptide repeat-containing sensor histidine kinase translates to MKNFQEYSDALTRCKNGHVDSILLCAKTAIDIDTITGIDRNVWQAYATAQALFHNNLGLEAIEVIEGILPRTENPSLLFERAELLVLRSSLISNTYRMELTAEDLYMAADIYLQLGLARKASSCYVGIANLQYNTANYPLAIENGRRVIDLLHGIFPKAHGDSIQLMQVYNTIGLAYYKENNIDSAQRYYDRSYALATSLKEEFWQALVAGNAADIYLAKRMAKEAIESYENDIRTSLKHNDPTSAALSLLSLGAIYVSEGRLALARQYYDSAYALLSRSGRPISLSKYNYLMSQWFELKQDPVNAFKYYKRHITFRDSVQSIQINSQLQQIQNQKRFEKQRSDIALLKKENELKEKELTISRISMIAFVLVSVLLAGLLYIIRRGNKQLNELNRVLENRVKARTERLRKTNQELDTYLYRASHDVRRPITTILGLVQIAPLTHESERIEIFNAIQKTANGMDKMLKKLQMAYELEKERKSNRVRISINKYLGLKIEELRKEYPRMNFEIIESDQVVVKSNIVLVNIVMMNILENACIFSMGCSDHVTITVHNGNGFAYIVIKDQGIGIEPQFLENIFKPYVRCSTKSTGSGLGLYLAMKAAKLIGGDITASSTVDQGSEFVVMIR, encoded by the coding sequence ATGAAGAATTTTCAGGAATATTCGGATGCGCTGACCCGGTGCAAGAACGGACACGTAGACTCTATTCTTCTGTGTGCAAAGACAGCCATTGATATCGATACGATAACGGGAATTGACCGGAATGTGTGGCAAGCGTATGCAACGGCCCAGGCCCTTTTTCACAACAACCTAGGCCTCGAAGCGATCGAAGTCATAGAGGGTATATTGCCCCGCACAGAAAATCCCAGTTTGCTATTCGAGCGGGCGGAGCTTCTGGTGCTCAGGAGTTCACTCATCAGCAATACCTACCGGATGGAACTGACCGCCGAGGACCTCTATATGGCAGCCGACATCTATCTTCAACTGGGCCTGGCGCGCAAAGCCTCATCGTGCTACGTCGGCATCGCGAATTTGCAGTATAACACGGCGAACTATCCCCTGGCTATTGAGAACGGCCGCCGTGTGATTGACTTGTTGCATGGTATTTTTCCCAAGGCGCACGGAGACTCCATACAGCTTATGCAAGTGTATAACACCATAGGCTTGGCATATTACAAGGAGAACAACATCGATAGCGCGCAGCGATATTACGACCGATCATATGCCCTGGCCACTTCGCTGAAAGAGGAATTTTGGCAGGCGCTCGTGGCGGGTAATGCGGCCGATATTTATCTCGCCAAGAGAATGGCAAAGGAGGCTATAGAAAGTTACGAAAATGATATCCGTACAAGCCTGAAACACAACGACCCTACTTCAGCAGCCTTATCGTTGCTTAGCCTAGGGGCGATATACGTGTCCGAGGGGCGGCTTGCACTCGCCAGGCAATATTACGACTCGGCCTATGCATTGCTGTCGCGGTCAGGACGGCCTATTTCGCTGAGCAAATATAACTATCTGATGTCGCAATGGTTTGAGCTGAAGCAAGATCCCGTCAATGCTTTCAAATATTACAAAAGACACATTACATTCCGCGATTCGGTGCAAAGTATACAGATCAACTCGCAGCTTCAGCAAATTCAAAATCAAAAACGTTTTGAAAAACAACGTTCCGATATCGCACTTTTAAAAAAGGAAAATGAACTGAAAGAAAAGGAGCTTACGATAAGCCGTATCTCGATGATAGCTTTTGTGCTGGTGTCTGTGCTGCTCGCGGGATTACTCTATATTATAAGGCGAGGCAATAAGCAGCTCAATGAGCTGAACCGGGTCCTTGAAAACAGGGTGAAGGCTAGAACAGAACGGCTACGGAAGACCAACCAGGAACTGGACACGTACCTTTACCGGGCATCGCACGATGTACGCCGGCCGATCACGACAATATTAGGGCTCGTCCAAATAGCTCCTCTTACCCATGAAAGCGAACGCATTGAGATATTTAATGCTATTCAAAAAACAGCGAACGGAATGGACAAAATGCTCAAAAAGCTACAAATGGCCTATGAGCTTGAAAAAGAAAGGAAGAGTAACCGCGTTCGAATAAGTATTAATAAATATTTGGGGCTTAAAATAGAGGAACTGCGCAAAGAATATCCCCGGATGAACTTCGAGATCATTGAAAGCGATCAAGTAGTGGTTAAATCTAACATTGTCCTGGTCAACATCGTCATGATGAACATTCTCGAAAATGCTTGTATATTTTCAATGGGCTGTAGTGATCACGTGACGATTACCGTACACAATGGGAATGGCTTCGCTTATATCGTGATAAAAGACCAGGGCATTGGCATCGAACCCCAGTTCCTTGAAAACATATTCAAGCCCTATGTCCGCTGCAGCACCAAATCGACTGGGAGTGGCTTGGGACTTTACCTGGCGATGAAGGCAGCCAAGCTGATTGGCGGAGACATTACTGCTAGCAGCACGGTGGATCAGGGATCAGAGTTTGTTGTGATGATCCGGTAA
- a CDS encoding XylR family transcriptional regulator, which yields MEKKFRVAVLLDASRAYDRDVLRGITHFNKLYDRFNFFFYSPKYIHADDNTKLIERLWDWKPEGIVTREIPSLETMRSWNIPMIVSPHTRLYKDCVNLWADNTGIGELAAEYFLNKGYKNLGLLGFKKFVWSLERENGFQLSAGKRHVRVEKFLFDDHRMLWEDLPLRLLSWLKTIPKPCAIFSVTDELNVHLLDAAKVADYKVPDELAILGVDNDELLCDMALPTLSSIDQNAWRAGYEIAQGMLQWIETQKRPQQDFMIKPNVVIERHSTSALAIEDEQVRKALNYINVNAPYRDIHVNDVVHATNHSRRILEKKFSLLLNSSILEEIKKVRIKRIKNFLAESDLTAQQIAYEMGFGNPDNITRYFKMATGFKPLEYRKEFQPKKSL from the coding sequence GTGGAAAAGAAGTTCAGAGTCGCCGTGTTACTTGATGCCTCTCGCGCATATGACAGGGATGTCCTTAGAGGCATTACGCATTTCAATAAACTTTATGACAGATTCAATTTCTTTTTTTATTCTCCAAAGTACATCCACGCAGATGATAACACAAAGTTGATAGAGAGACTTTGGGACTGGAAACCGGAAGGTATTGTCACACGGGAGATACCAAGTCTTGAAACCATGCGGTCATGGAACATCCCGATGATTGTCTCGCCACATACCCGTTTATATAAGGATTGTGTCAACCTTTGGGCGGACAATACCGGTATCGGTGAACTTGCTGCCGAGTACTTCCTCAATAAAGGCTACAAGAACTTAGGGCTGCTGGGTTTCAAAAAATTTGTTTGGTCACTTGAGCGTGAGAACGGATTTCAACTGAGTGCTGGTAAACGTCACGTACGGGTTGAAAAGTTTTTGTTCGATGATCACAGAATGCTCTGGGAGGATCTGCCACTTCGCCTCCTGTCATGGCTAAAAACCATTCCAAAACCATGCGCCATTTTTTCAGTTACAGATGAGTTAAACGTACACCTTCTGGATGCCGCCAAAGTCGCCGACTATAAAGTTCCCGACGAACTCGCTATCCTTGGAGTGGATAATGACGAATTGTTATGCGACATGGCCCTTCCCACTTTGTCTAGCATCGATCAGAATGCCTGGAGGGCAGGTTACGAAATCGCGCAGGGAATGCTACAGTGGATTGAGACACAAAAAAGACCGCAGCAAGACTTCATGATTAAACCTAATGTTGTCATAGAGCGCCATTCGACCAGTGCGTTGGCGATAGAAGACGAACAGGTGCGGAAGGCATTGAATTATATTAACGTCAACGCACCTTATCGCGACATCCATGTTAATGACGTAGTCCACGCTACCAATCATTCCCGCCGGATACTGGAAAAAAAGTTTAGCCTGTTGCTCAACTCCTCCATCTTGGAAGAGATAAAGAAAGTGCGGATTAAAAGGATTAAAAATTTTTTAGCGGAGTCTGATCTTACGGCTCAGCAAATTGCCTACGAGATGGGTTTTGGTAATCCTGATAACATTACCCGTTATTTCAAGATGGCCACTGGATTCAAGCCTCTGGAGTATCGGAAAGAATTTCAGCCAAAAAAAAGCCTTTAA
- a CDS encoding SusC/RagA family TonB-linked outer membrane protein: protein MFKLYPKCILVVILLCLFASSMNAQGQTITGIVTEADASPLPGVNVLIKGTTNGTSTDAEGKFSLSVNDANATLVFSFIGYLTQEVALQARTSLTVELQPDVRTLNEIVVVGYGTQRRADVTGAIASVGSERIASRPSANPLDAIVGQVPGLSIASNGGRPGGDLRINIRGFNSINASNAPLFVIDGIVGADINFINPADIESMDVLKDASATAIYGARGANGVVIVNTKKAKSGDLVTTYSGTVGVDVLARKVDVLNSDQYMANLRAGYAFVPGRPVPDFAALYPDLFNADGSPKYNTDWQDEATRAAFTQRHNLTISGGTEKSRTGLSLGYQNLDGILLNTFYKKYNVGFNNEVQLKPWLKLSTNVMYSYTKTNRIDDYGVGANNATRVMTEFLPMLPVKYADGHYSRLTDFLNMFPVENPVRLLNELQKISTDNQLLGNLAVQIKLTPSLSFKSTVGVESKNFNVDFYAGRDLLDISASQKGSATRSSQRILFWQNENFMNYNKTFGQHHIDAILGASWSQSVDQSFTTTVTGFSDDAYQFNNLGAGTVFNAGSGYTAWKLNSYYARANYNYADKYLFTATGRYDGSSKFGKDNRYAFFPSAAVGWRISNEGFLNTSNVISDLKLRFSSGVTGNSEIGPYAAQGSTGNYTVILNEARTPGIAMGGIPNPSLKWEKTIQQDLGLDLGVLHDRIRLTADLYLKRTKDLLLAKPIPFVSGYGTVTDNIGELENKGIELSLQTHNIRSSNFQWNSIINYSANRNKIIALGANNEDIFPGPGFLAQTNILRVGESVGSFWGYRRLGTYSTDEVDEAARYGKKPGDLKRLDKDNNGTFNDKDREVIGHAYPKFELMVGNTFTYKNFDLSIDIRGVYGNQVLNLTHHSMEDRIWYANSYTSTLDAWTPEHQNTQVGKLRLAPFDGTDTTIDSRFVEDGSFIRGQNLTLGYRFSPGLLDKLGLKAARLSFNVQNFFLISNYKGFDPEVSTYTQSFAQGIEFHGYPKSRSFNLGVNVQF from the coding sequence ATGTTCAAACTCTACCCCAAATGTATTTTGGTGGTGATACTTCTATGCCTTTTCGCGTCAAGCATGAACGCTCAAGGTCAGACGATCACCGGAATTGTGACAGAGGCGGATGCATCCCCTCTCCCTGGCGTCAATGTGCTGATCAAAGGCACGACGAATGGCACCTCCACAGATGCCGAAGGAAAATTTTCCTTAAGTGTCAATGACGCGAATGCTACGCTTGTATTCAGCTTTATTGGGTATCTGACGCAGGAAGTTGCGTTGCAAGCGCGGACGTCTCTGACGGTTGAACTGCAGCCCGATGTACGAACGCTGAACGAAATTGTCGTAGTAGGTTATGGAACGCAGCGAAGAGCGGATGTCACCGGGGCAATTGCGTCTGTGGGGTCTGAACGAATCGCTTCAAGACCGTCGGCCAACCCATTGGATGCCATCGTTGGGCAAGTGCCAGGCTTGAGCATTGCTAGTAACGGGGGCAGGCCCGGAGGCGACCTTCGCATCAATATCCGGGGATTTAACTCCATCAATGCATCGAACGCACCCCTCTTTGTTATCGATGGCATCGTTGGTGCCGACATCAATTTCATAAATCCCGCCGACATTGAGTCAATGGACGTTTTGAAAGACGCATCCGCGACAGCGATCTATGGTGCCCGCGGTGCCAACGGCGTAGTCATCGTCAACACAAAAAAAGCAAAGAGCGGAGATCTAGTGACAACATACTCCGGTACAGTCGGTGTTGATGTTCTTGCCCGAAAAGTTGACGTGTTGAATTCCGATCAGTATATGGCCAATTTGCGGGCTGGCTATGCTTTTGTTCCTGGCAGACCGGTACCAGACTTTGCAGCACTATATCCAGATTTGTTCAATGCAGACGGCTCTCCAAAGTATAATACAGATTGGCAGGATGAGGCAACCCGGGCTGCATTCACTCAAAGACATAACCTTACGATCAGTGGTGGAACGGAAAAATCCAGAACTGGCCTTTCTCTTGGCTACCAGAATCTCGATGGAATACTGCTGAATACCTTCTATAAAAAATACAACGTCGGCTTCAACAATGAAGTGCAATTGAAGCCTTGGCTAAAGTTGAGCACCAATGTCATGTATAGCTATACAAAGACAAACCGCATTGACGACTATGGCGTTGGAGCAAATAACGCTACCCGGGTTATGACGGAGTTTCTGCCCATGCTGCCTGTGAAGTACGCTGACGGACACTACAGTAGATTGACAGACTTCTTAAACATGTTTCCCGTCGAAAATCCAGTCAGATTGTTGAATGAACTACAGAAAATATCTACCGACAATCAACTTCTTGGCAACCTTGCCGTCCAAATCAAACTTACACCATCATTATCATTTAAGTCAACTGTTGGTGTCGAGTCCAAGAATTTCAATGTCGACTTCTATGCTGGACGTGACCTCCTTGATATTTCAGCCTCTCAAAAAGGCAGCGCCACACGATCCAGTCAGCGCATCTTATTCTGGCAGAATGAGAACTTCATGAACTATAACAAAACGTTCGGACAACATCACATAGATGCCATTTTGGGAGCCAGCTGGAGTCAATCCGTTGATCAAAGCTTTACAACCACGGTCACTGGCTTTTCCGACGACGCTTATCAATTCAACAATCTCGGAGCGGGTACGGTGTTTAATGCGGGCAGTGGCTATACAGCGTGGAAGCTTAACTCGTACTATGCACGGGCAAACTACAATTATGCGGATAAATATTTGTTCACGGCAACCGGCAGATACGATGGATCTTCAAAATTTGGTAAGGACAATCGATACGCCTTCTTTCCTTCCGCTGCTGTAGGCTGGAGAATATCAAATGAAGGATTCCTCAATACTTCAAACGTAATCTCCGATTTGAAACTTCGCTTTTCGTCCGGCGTGACGGGTAACTCCGAAATTGGTCCGTACGCCGCGCAAGGCTCTACAGGAAATTATACGGTAATCCTGAACGAAGCCAGAACGCCGGGTATTGCCATGGGCGGCATTCCCAACCCTTCCTTAAAATGGGAGAAGACCATTCAACAAGACTTGGGTCTTGACCTCGGCGTGTTGCATGATCGCATCCGATTGACAGCGGATCTTTATCTGAAAAGGACAAAAGATCTTCTGCTGGCAAAACCCATTCCATTCGTATCCGGATATGGAACAGTCACCGACAATATCGGCGAGCTTGAAAATAAAGGGATCGAACTCTCCCTGCAAACCCACAACATTCGTTCATCCAATTTTCAATGGAATTCGATCATTAACTATAGCGCAAATCGTAATAAGATCATTGCCCTTGGCGCGAACAACGAAGATATCTTTCCAGGACCTGGTTTTCTTGCCCAGACAAACATCTTGCGTGTAGGCGAATCTGTAGGTTCGTTTTGGGGATACCGCAGGCTTGGCACCTATAGTACCGACGAAGTTGATGAGGCTGCCCGGTACGGAAAAAAACCAGGTGACCTAAAACGTCTCGACAAAGACAATAACGGCACTTTCAACGATAAAGATCGCGAAGTAATCGGCCATGCTTATCCAAAGTTTGAATTGATGGTAGGTAATACATTCACCTACAAAAATTTCGATCTCTCTATCGACATCCGCGGTGTGTATGGCAATCAGGTATTGAACCTTACGCATCACTCCATGGAGGACCGTATCTGGTACGCAAATTCTTACACTTCAACGTTGGACGCCTGGACACCTGAACATCAAAATACTCAGGTTGGAAAACTTCGCCTGGCTCCTTTCGATGGAACCGATACAACCATCGATTCGCGATTCGTTGAGGATGGATCATTCATTCGCGGGCAGAATCTCACTTTGGGCTACCGTTTTAGTCCTGGACTTCTGGACAAGCTCGGTCTGAAAGCCGCACGCTTATCTTTCAATGTTCAAAACTTCTTCCTGATCTCTAACTACAAAGGATTTGATCCGGAAGTAAGCACATATACTCAAAGTTTTGCGCAAGGGATAGAGTTTCACGGGTATCCAAAGTCAAGAAGCTTCAACCTCGGCGTCAATGTTCAATTTTAA